A window of Thunnus thynnus chromosome 17, fThuThy2.1, whole genome shotgun sequence contains these coding sequences:
- the LOC137168317 gene encoding tumor necrosis factor ligand superfamily member 6-like: protein MAEDGYPSVNLMDSHATCPPVPPRLSQGQQCARVGQKALFILVSVALCGMIVEACLIHRLYQTECKSAHIQIIVGFFCFFTFYVLFSQLAYPPMVIAFTSACACSQTKNKQAQLRGKLFLFSLQVTSASISKIITEQEAATAAKLRSCVISPFKPLAHLTDGQDVVHAKDIMAWSTDADPPLYKIDYKDRSLVIQKEGYYYVYSKVSFSDTGIFHHRVDLRIEKFTGKSINLLKSRKYSNHFKHPEQSNSYLGGVFHFSKGDAIFVKVSNTSKIVRQDLSENVFGAYMI from the exons ATGGCTGAGGATGGGTATCCTTCTGTAAACTTGATGGACAGCCATGCTACCTGTCCTCCAGTACCACCCAGGCTAAGCCAGGGGCAACAGTGTGCCAGGGTGGGGCAGAAAGCGCTGTTCATCCTGGTGAGCGTGGCATTATGCGGCATGATCGTAGAGGCCTGTCTCATCCACCGCCTCTACCAAACTGAATGT aaatctGCTCACATACAGATCatagttgggtttttttgtttttttactttttatgtcttgttttctcaACTTGCATATCCACCAATGGTGATTGCATTCACATCTGCATGTGCATgctcacaaacaaaaaataaacaagcacaACTGCGAggtaaactgtttttattttcattgcagGTCACCTCAGCATCAATCTCTAAGATCATCACAG AACAAGAAGCTGCTACTGCCGCTAAATTGCGCAGTTGTGTTATTTCTCCTTTCAAACCACTTGCACATCTGACAG atGGACAAGATGTAGTTCATGCAAAAGACATTATGGCATGGAGCACAGATGCAGACCCTCCCCTCTATAAAATAGACTACAAAGACAGAAGTCTTGTCATTCAGAAGGAGGGGTATTACTATGTCTACTCCAAAGTTTCCTTCTCAGACACCGGTATATTTCATCATCGTGTTGATTTGCGTATTGAAAAGTTTACTGGGAAAAGTATTAACCTCTTGAAGTCCAGGAAATATTCCAATCATTTCAAACACCCCGAACAATCAAACAGTTACTTGGGTGGAGTGTTTCACTTCTCCAAAGGTGATGCCATTTTTGTGAAAGTGAGCAACACCTCAAAAATCGTGCGACAGGACCTCTCTGAGAATGTCTTTGGTGCATATATGATATGA